In the genome of Halobacterium noricense, one region contains:
- a CDS encoding BtpA/SgcQ family protein yields the protein MSLGFARERPIVGMVHLDALPGAPGFDGDRAGIREAALRDARRLEAGGVDAILVENFGDAPFYADDVPKHVVASMAALGRDLRRETDLPLGVNVLRNDAEAAIAVAAAADADFVRVNVHTSARLTDQGVVEGRAAETLRLRDRLDADVSILADVDVKHSASLAERPLGEEVAELVERGLADGLVASGSGTGEEASLDHVSDVARARDELDADAPLFVGSGVTRKTVAETLGVADGAIVGTALKEGDETTAPVDESRVRSLVDAKE from the coding sequence ATGAGTTTGGGGTTCGCACGCGAACGACCCATCGTCGGCATGGTCCACCTCGACGCGCTGCCGGGCGCACCGGGCTTCGACGGCGACCGTGCGGGCATCCGCGAAGCCGCGCTCCGTGACGCCCGGAGGCTCGAAGCGGGCGGCGTCGACGCGATTCTCGTGGAGAACTTCGGCGACGCGCCGTTCTACGCCGACGACGTGCCGAAGCACGTGGTAGCGTCGATGGCGGCGCTCGGCCGCGACCTGCGCCGCGAGACCGACCTGCCGCTCGGCGTGAACGTCCTGCGCAACGACGCCGAAGCGGCGATTGCGGTCGCCGCGGCGGCGGACGCTGACTTCGTGCGCGTGAACGTCCACACGAGCGCGCGCCTCACCGACCAAGGTGTCGTCGAGGGCCGGGCAGCCGAGACGCTCCGGTTGCGCGACCGACTGGACGCAGACGTCTCGATCCTCGCAGACGTCGACGTGAAACACTCCGCGTCGCTCGCGGAGCGGCCGCTCGGCGAGGAAGTCGCGGAGCTCGTCGAGCGCGGGCTCGCGGACGGGCTCGTCGCCAGTGGCTCGGGCACCGGCGAGGAAGCCAGCCTCGACCACGTCAGTGACGTCGCCCGCGCTCGTGACGAACTCGACGCCGACGCGCCGCTGTTCGTCGGCAGCGGCGTCACCCGCAAGACGGTCGCTGAGACGCTGGGCGTCGCGGACGGCGCCATCGTCGGCACCGCGCTGAAGGAGGGCGACGAGACGACCGCGCCCGTGGACGAATCCCGGGTTCGGTCGCTCGTCGACGCGAAGGAGTAG
- a CDS encoding carbohydrate kinase family protein — translation MTTVVAVGSAVLDRVYGLSNLPETDGGAFVREYEERAGGVAANVACALAALDHDTGVVSRIGRDDAGDRVLASLGNRGVDAAGVRRGDDPTSYCLVLRGPDGDRMIVAGGDSVPGLRLADADRQRLRDADCVFTSAYAPDEVVRDLVAMREAGEIAALAFDLAGSLSELDGRGATPEAIDEAAATADLFVTNEVAARSYLGVAPDIAARNVQDAGAGRVAVTVGSDGAYLADGSGVEHIPAVDADVVDTTGAGDAFTAALVHAWLLGDATATRAGRVAAAAAARNCTSEGARGALATREDLPSVE, via the coding sequence ATGACGACGGTCGTCGCGGTCGGGAGCGCGGTCCTCGACCGCGTCTACGGCCTGTCGAATCTCCCCGAGACCGACGGTGGCGCGTTCGTCCGCGAGTACGAGGAGCGCGCCGGCGGCGTCGCCGCGAACGTCGCGTGCGCGCTCGCCGCACTCGACCACGACACGGGCGTCGTCTCCCGCATCGGCCGCGACGACGCTGGCGACCGCGTGCTCGCGTCCCTCGGTAACCGGGGCGTCGACGCGGCGGGCGTGCGTCGCGGCGACGACCCGACCTCGTACTGTCTCGTCCTCCGCGGGCCGGACGGCGATCGCATGATCGTCGCGGGCGGCGACAGCGTCCCGGGCCTCCGCCTCGCGGACGCCGACCGCCAACGCCTCCGCGATGCGGACTGCGTATTTACGAGCGCGTACGCGCCCGACGAAGTGGTCCGCGACCTCGTCGCGATGCGTGAGGCCGGCGAGATTGCGGCGCTCGCGTTCGACCTCGCGGGCTCACTGTCCGAACTCGACGGTCGCGGCGCCACACCCGAAGCCATCGACGAGGCGGCCGCGACCGCCGACCTCTTCGTCACGAACGAAGTCGCGGCGCGCTCGTATCTCGGCGTAGCACCGGACATCGCCGCGCGGAACGTTCAGGATGCCGGCGCCGGCCGCGTCGCGGTCACAGTCGGCAGCGACGGCGCCTATCTCGCCGATGGGAGCGGCGTCGAGCACATCCCTGCGGTGGACGCCGACGTCGTGGATACGACCGGCGCGGGCGACGCCTTCACTGCCGCGCTCGTCCACGCGTGGCTGCTCGGCGACGCCACCGCGACGCGAGCGGGCCGCGTCGCTGCCGCCGCTGCTGCCCGGAACTGCACGAGCGAGGGCGCACGCGGCGCGCTCGCAACGCGTGAGGACCTGCCAAGCGTAGAATAG
- a CDS encoding DUF5807 family protein, translated as MSDYDAYLAGDRTDDVALYLSESYVSDVDKLADRDDAERVDDGVVLVVEGERGRSVFKKITGMGAMDFGSAAMDNPGHVDSDLAGGDCPHASGGPADHSPQFAFSFAEPQNEEVGGLYAEGDVIHAYVYCSCGESYSDKWLAGER; from the coding sequence GTGAGCGACTACGACGCGTATCTCGCCGGCGACAGGACCGACGACGTCGCACTCTACCTCTCCGAGTCGTACGTCTCCGACGTGGACAAGCTAGCCGACCGCGACGACGCCGAACGGGTCGACGATGGGGTCGTGCTCGTCGTCGAGGGCGAGCGCGGCCGCAGCGTCTTCAAGAAAATCACGGGGATGGGCGCGATGGACTTCGGGTCCGCCGCGATGGACAACCCCGGGCACGTGGACAGCGACCTCGCGGGCGGCGACTGCCCGCACGCCAGCGGCGGCCCCGCCGACCACAGCCCGCAGTTCGCGTTCTCGTTCGCGGAACCCCAGAACGAGGAGGTCGGCGGCCTCTACGCGGAGGGCGACGTCATTCACGCCTACGTCTACTGTTCCTGCGGCGAGTCGTACTCCGACAAGTGGCTGGCGGGCGAGCGCTGA
- a CDS encoding 30S ribosomal protein S6e, producing the protein MATFQVVVADPESGRSYQQEVDGQDANRFLGLAIGDEVDGEAVGLDGYTVEITGGSDAAGRPMRSDVDGAALQDVLLTGGPGFNPEDDGERKRVTVRGKEVSEAVAQLNVSIAERGEESVESLYGEGDAEAEEADAEEAEA; encoded by the coding sequence ATGGCTACGTTCCAAGTTGTCGTCGCCGACCCCGAGTCGGGGCGAAGCTACCAGCAGGAGGTAGACGGACAGGACGCGAACCGGTTCCTCGGCCTCGCAATCGGCGACGAAGTCGACGGCGAAGCCGTCGGCCTCGACGGCTACACGGTCGAAATCACGGGCGGCAGCGACGCCGCCGGCCGACCGATGCGCAGCGACGTCGACGGTGCCGCCCTGCAGGACGTGCTGCTCACGGGCGGCCCCGGCTTCAACCCCGAGGACGACGGCGAGCGCAAGCGCGTCACCGTCCGCGGGAAGGAAGTCTCCGAGGCCGTCGCTCAGCTCAACGTCTCCATCGCCGAGCGCGGCGAAGAGTCCGTCGAGTCCCTCTACGGTGAGGGCGACGCCGAGGCCGAGGAAGCGGACGCCGAAGAAGCCGAAGCCTAA
- a CDS encoding ABC transporter permease: MTAGSADAADEQPATDGGATAVVDEPPEFAADGATSTDLVERGGIRDTVRGTVEVAAREYRLAVRRRWAVGAAVVFALFSVALVVLGGSAVGPTRVGAVLASFAQVGVYVVPLVALAAGYDAIVGADESGSLEMLLALPLSNASVVVGKYAGRAAAVGGGMLLGFAVGGALLVRYAGAGVVGAYAWVALTAIAAALAFLGIGVLASALATEETRALGGALAAWVWFVLVHDLVALGAIATFDLPQWAVSVAVLANPADLFRVLVLRTVSTTAGGIAGVLTGTGLSQGVLLASLAAWILVPVTAAVAALGRRSV; encoded by the coding sequence GTGACGGCCGGTAGCGCCGACGCCGCGGACGAGCAGCCCGCGACCGACGGCGGCGCGACTGCGGTCGTCGACGAACCGCCGGAGTTCGCGGCCGACGGCGCCACGTCTACGGACCTCGTGGAGCGCGGCGGCATCCGCGACACCGTCCGCGGCACCGTCGAGGTCGCTGCCCGCGAGTACCGGCTCGCGGTCCGCCGGCGCTGGGCGGTCGGTGCCGCGGTCGTGTTCGCGCTGTTCTCGGTGGCGCTGGTCGTCCTCGGCGGCTCCGCGGTCGGGCCGACGCGCGTCGGTGCCGTGCTCGCGAGCTTCGCGCAGGTCGGCGTCTACGTCGTCCCGCTGGTCGCGCTCGCCGCGGGCTACGACGCCATCGTCGGTGCCGACGAGTCCGGTAGCCTCGAAATGCTGCTCGCGCTCCCGCTGTCGAACGCCTCGGTGGTCGTCGGGAAGTACGCGGGGCGCGCGGCCGCGGTCGGCGGCGGCATGCTGCTCGGGTTCGCAGTCGGCGGCGCGCTCCTCGTCCGGTACGCCGGCGCGGGTGTCGTCGGCGCGTACGCGTGGGTGGCGCTGACGGCCATCGCCGCGGCGCTGGCGTTCCTCGGCATCGGCGTGCTCGCGTCCGCGCTCGCCACCGAGGAGACGCGGGCGCTGGGCGGCGCGCTCGCAGCGTGGGTGTGGTTCGTGCTCGTCCACGACCTCGTCGCGCTCGGTGCCATCGCCACCTTCGACCTCCCGCAGTGGGCGGTCTCCGTTGCGGTGCTCGCCAACCCCGCGGACCTCTTCCGCGTGCTCGTGCTCCGCACCGTCTCCACGACGGCGGGCGGCATCGCGGGCGTCCTCACCGGGACGGGGTTGAGCCAGGGCGTGCTGCTCGCATCGCTCGCGGCGTGGATACTGGTGCCCGTAACTGCCGCGGTCGCCGCGCTCGGCCGGCGCTCCGTCTAG
- a CDS encoding ABC transporter ATP-binding protein → MPDPTIDIRDVQKSYGTVTALDGASLSVDRGETLGLVGRNGAGKTTLFKLLVGHETPDAGSVTVAGLAPSAGTALRERVGYLPEHAGFPPSLTGREVLSFHARVRGVPADARNRRVERVLHTVGLGDAADRRVGGYSNGMNRRLGLATALVGDPDVLLLDEPTAGLDPAGVADFHAIVDALATETDVTVLVTSHVLPEIERLCDRVAVLEDGDVSVSGSVEDLRRAAADTVSVDATVASDPDAAAADFLDHAAVSGVDRDGSRLHLTCERDGVFDALDALREAADVESVEVTEPGLDAVFREEVAAGGDVAVETGGERA, encoded by the coding sequence ATGCCTGACCCAACCATCGACATCCGCGACGTGCAGAAGTCCTACGGCACAGTCACCGCGCTCGACGGCGCCAGCCTGTCCGTCGACCGCGGGGAGACGCTCGGGCTCGTCGGCCGCAACGGCGCCGGCAAGACGACGCTGTTCAAACTCCTCGTCGGCCACGAGACCCCGGACGCGGGCAGCGTCACGGTTGCGGGCCTCGCGCCGTCGGCGGGTACCGCGCTCCGCGAGCGCGTCGGCTACCTCCCCGAACATGCCGGCTTCCCGCCGTCGCTGACGGGCCGCGAAGTCCTCTCGTTCCACGCTCGCGTGCGCGGCGTCCCTGCCGACGCGCGGAACCGCCGCGTCGAGCGCGTGCTCCACACGGTCGGCCTCGGCGACGCCGCGGACCGCCGCGTCGGCGGTTACTCGAACGGCATGAACCGCCGACTCGGGCTCGCGACCGCGCTCGTCGGCGACCCGGACGTCCTCCTCCTCGACGAGCCGACCGCCGGCCTCGACCCGGCGGGCGTCGCGGACTTCCACGCCATCGTGGACGCGCTCGCCACCGAGACGGACGTGACGGTGCTCGTCACCTCCCACGTCCTCCCGGAAATCGAGCGCCTCTGCGACCGCGTCGCCGTCCTCGAAGACGGCGACGTCTCCGTCTCGGGCAGCGTCGAGGACCTCCGGCGGGCGGCCGCGGACACCGTCTCCGTGGACGCGACCGTCGCCAGTGACCCCGACGCGGCCGCCGCCGACTTCCTCGACCACGCGGCCGTCTCGGGCGTGGACCGCGACGGCTCCCGGCTCCACCTGACCTGCGAGCGCGACGGCGTCTTCGACGCGCTCGACGCGCTCCGCGAAGCTGCCGACGTCGAATCGGTCGAGGTCACCGAGCCCGGTCTCGACGCGGTGTTCCGCGAGGAGGTCGCGGCCGGCGGCGACGTTGCAGTCGAAACAGGGGGTGAGCGGGCGTGA
- the nosD gene encoding nitrous oxide reductase family maturation protein NosD, which translates to MTDRGIERGFAVAVVAVLVVSVGAVVAAPSDDAAGSPEVAFDAPVPAEYDFGLSSVGERGDGYAAISGERYDSLAAAVDAAAPGDTVDVHGHVAGPVSVDTPNVTIAGQSSSQSVVSGEAEGDVVTVNASGVTIRDVWVRNAGYSTADNDAAVWVDAPSATVANVRITNTTFGVWVNGVPDARVANTTIVGRTSVERRSDRGNGIQLWRANDAEVADNRITDVRDGVYFSWSSGVVASNNTLWDLRYGVHYMYSDRNRLANNTAFDNDAGYALMVSDDLEIVDNVAVNNTGTSGHGVLVKEVDHSTIAGNDLVGNDNGIFVYNSLDNAFRDNLVLANDVGVHLTAGSVDVRAAGNSFVDNADAMYAVVGEQVAWNASDRGNYWSDASPVDVDHDGVSEVRFQPDGTVENLARDHPETRVFASSPAFDAVRLAGRSVPLVDAPGVVDHHPLATPAHDDWRRYYA; encoded by the coding sequence GTGACTGACCGCGGCATCGAACGCGGGTTCGCCGTCGCGGTCGTCGCCGTCCTCGTAGTGAGCGTCGGTGCCGTCGTCGCCGCCCCCAGCGACGACGCGGCCGGCAGCCCCGAGGTCGCGTTCGACGCGCCGGTCCCCGCGGAGTACGACTTCGGACTCTCGTCGGTGGGCGAGCGCGGCGACGGCTACGCGGCCATCAGCGGCGAACGCTACGACTCCCTCGCCGCTGCCGTCGACGCCGCGGCACCCGGAGATACTGTCGACGTCCACGGCCACGTCGCCGGCCCCGTCAGCGTCGACACGCCGAACGTCACCATCGCCGGGCAGTCCTCCTCGCAGTCCGTCGTCTCCGGGGAAGCCGAGGGCGACGTCGTCACCGTGAACGCCAGCGGCGTGACGATTCGGGACGTTTGGGTGCGCAACGCCGGCTACAGCACCGCGGACAACGACGCCGCCGTCTGGGTGGACGCCCCCAGCGCAACCGTCGCGAACGTGCGCATCACGAACACCACGTTCGGCGTCTGGGTGAACGGCGTGCCGGACGCCCGCGTCGCGAACACTACCATCGTCGGGCGCACGAGCGTCGAGCGGCGCTCCGACCGCGGGAACGGCATCCAACTGTGGCGCGCCAACGACGCCGAAGTCGCGGACAACCGCATCACGGACGTCCGCGACGGCGTCTACTTCTCGTGGAGCTCGGGCGTGGTCGCGTCGAACAACACGCTGTGGGACCTCCGCTACGGCGTCCACTACATGTACTCCGACCGGAACCGGCTCGCGAACAACACCGCCTTCGATAACGACGCCGGCTACGCGCTGATGGTTTCGGACGACCTCGAAATCGTGGACAACGTCGCCGTCAACAACACCGGCACGAGCGGCCACGGCGTCCTCGTCAAGGAGGTCGACCACTCCACTATCGCCGGCAACGACCTCGTCGGCAACGACAACGGCATCTTCGTCTACAACTCCCTGGACAACGCGTTCCGGGACAACCTCGTGCTCGCCAACGACGTCGGCGTCCACCTCACCGCCGGCAGCGTCGACGTCCGCGCGGCCGGGAACTCGTTCGTCGACAACGCGGACGCGATGTACGCCGTGGTCGGCGAGCAGGTCGCGTGGAACGCCAGCGACCGCGGCAACTACTGGAGCGACGCCAGCCCCGTCGACGTCGACCACGATGGCGTCAGCGAGGTCCGCTTCCAGCCCGACGGCACCGTCGAGAACCTCGCGCGCGACCATCCCGAGACCCGCGTGTTCGCGTCCAGCCCGGCGTTCGACGCGGTCCGGCTGGCGGGCCGGTCGGTGCCGCTCGTGGACGCGCCCGGCGTCGTCGACCACCATCCCCTCGCGACCCCCGCACACGACGACTGGAGGCGATACTATGCCTGA
- the nosZ gene encoding TAT-dependent nitrous-oxide reductase, with protein sequence MSKHTPDDADETLDPEAVVERHENQLDDLLAEVDEPTPEEDSTTLELAGLELSRRDFVKAGVATGAMAGLAGCSGNIGGGSSNTTSSGGSTPDHTVAPGEHDEYYGFWSGGQSGEIRIIGIPSMRELMRIPVFNTEAGRGYGYDDRTAEMLEDAGDLTWGDNHHPVLSETGGDYDGEYLWVNDKANGRIARVNLKYFETDAITDVPNVQAIHGCSVQSPDTEYIFGNGEFRTPLPNDGRDLNNPDEYVSLFSAIDPESMETQWQVKVDGNLDIVDTDKDGRWAISSAYNDEGGVTVTEMTRDDRDYVKAFDVPAIEDAVQAGEYEEVNGVPVVDGTQDSSLNQGDSPLVRYVPTPKSPHCVEVGPNGDYAFVAGKLSPTVTILDIAALDSSSDPEDVVAGRPNVGLGPLHTTFDGNGHAYTSLFIDSQAVKWDIQAAVEAEEGSSDPVIEKQDVHYNPGHIQAVEAMTTDPDGEWLVSLNKLSKDRFLPVGPIHPDNDQLIHIGQGEKEMELVADHPAYPEPHDCVFAHKDKLDPATTWDKADYEGDKEFVTKENSRVERTGERAVDVKTSSMRSEYGLKDFTVKEGDEVTLTVTNIEGVRDVIHGVAIPEHDVHLAIAPQDTREATFTADEPGVYWIYCTYFCSALHLEMRSRMLVEPRDS encoded by the coding sequence ATGTCCAAACACACTCCCGACGACGCAGACGAGACGCTCGACCCCGAGGCGGTCGTCGAGCGCCACGAGAACCAACTCGACGACCTGCTCGCGGAGGTCGACGAACCGACCCCCGAGGAGGACTCGACGACGCTGGAACTGGCCGGCCTCGAACTCTCCCGGCGTGACTTCGTGAAGGCCGGCGTCGCAACCGGCGCGATGGCGGGGCTGGCGGGCTGCTCGGGCAACATCGGCGGCGGTAGCTCAAACACCACCAGTTCGGGCGGGTCGACACCCGACCACACGGTCGCGCCCGGCGAGCACGACGAGTACTACGGCTTCTGGTCGGGCGGCCAGTCCGGCGAGATTCGCATCATCGGTATCCCGTCGATGCGCGAGCTGATGCGCATCCCCGTGTTCAACACGGAGGCCGGCCGCGGCTACGGCTACGACGACCGGACCGCCGAGATGCTGGAGGACGCCGGCGACCTCACGTGGGGGGACAACCACCACCCCGTGCTGTCGGAGACGGGCGGCGACTACGACGGCGAGTATCTCTGGGTGAACGACAAGGCCAACGGCCGCATCGCCCGGGTGAACCTGAAGTACTTCGAGACGGACGCCATCACGGACGTCCCGAACGTGCAGGCCATCCACGGGTGTTCCGTGCAGAGCCCGGACACGGAGTACATCTTCGGCAACGGCGAGTTCCGTACCCCGCTGCCCAACGACGGCCGCGACCTGAACAACCCGGACGAGTACGTGTCGCTGTTCTCCGCCATCGACCCCGAGTCGATGGAGACCCAGTGGCAGGTGAAAGTCGACGGTAACCTCGACATCGTCGACACCGACAAGGACGGCCGCTGGGCAATCTCCTCGGCGTACAACGACGAGGGCGGTGTCACGGTCACGGAGATGACCCGCGACGACCGCGACTACGTGAAGGCGTTCGACGTGCCCGCCATCGAGGACGCCGTGCAGGCGGGCGAGTACGAGGAGGTCAACGGCGTGCCCGTCGTCGACGGCACGCAGGACAGCTCGCTGAACCAGGGGGACAGCCCCCTCGTCCGGTACGTCCCGACGCCGAAGAGCCCGCACTGCGTGGAGGTCGGGCCGAACGGCGACTACGCGTTCGTCGCCGGGAAGCTCTCCCCGACGGTCACCATCCTCGACATCGCCGCCCTCGACTCCTCCAGCGACCCCGAGGACGTCGTCGCCGGCCGGCCGAACGTCGGCCTCGGCCCGCTACACACCACCTTCGACGGGAACGGCCACGCGTACACGTCGCTGTTCATCGACTCGCAGGCCGTGAAGTGGGACATCCAGGCGGCCGTGGAGGCCGAGGAGGGCTCCTCGGACCCCGTCATCGAGAAGCAGGACGTCCACTACAACCCCGGCCACATCCAGGCCGTCGAGGCGATGACGACGGACCCCGACGGCGAGTGGCTGGTGAGCCTGAACAAGCTCTCGAAGGACCGCTTCCTGCCGGTCGGCCCCATCCACCCGGACAACGACCAGCTCATCCACATCGGGCAGGGCGAGAAGGAGATGGAGCTGGTCGCCGACCACCCCGCCTACCCCGAGCCCCACGACTGCGTGTTCGCGCACAAGGACAAACTCGACCCCGCGACGACGTGGGACAAAGCCGACTACGAGGGCGACAAGGAGTTCGTCACGAAGGAGAACTCCCGGGTCGAGCGTACGGGCGAGCGCGCCGTCGACGTGAAGACGTCCTCGATGCGCTCGGAGTACGGCCTCAAGGACTTCACCGTCAAGGAGGGCGACGAGGTGACGCTCACGGTGACGAACATCGAGGGCGTGCGCGACGTCATCCACGGGGTCGCCATCCCCGAGCACGACGTCCACCTCGCCATCGCGCCCCAGGACACCCGAGAGGCGACGTTCACGGCGGACGAGCCCGGCGTCTACTGGATCTACTGCACGTACTTCTGCAGTGCGCTCCACCTGGAGATGCGCTCGCGGATGCTCGTGGAACCGCGCGACAGCTAA
- a CDS encoding plastocyanin/azurin family copper-binding protein, whose translation MDEHYSRRRFLASTGVVGVAALAGCSGGGDSGGGGGGGETTAEPTETESGGSGEEWTQTSTVEMTDELVYEPERIEVEAGTTVTWETTGAVGHTVTAYEDNIPDGASYFASGGFNSEQAAIDGYNSGQEGNVPQGETYEHTFETTGTYEYYCIPHEMSGMVGYVRVV comes from the coding sequence ATGGACGAGCACTACTCGCGCAGACGGTTCCTCGCAAGCACTGGTGTCGTCGGTGTCGCGGCGCTCGCCGGCTGTTCCGGCGGTGGCGACAGCGGCGGTGGTGGCGGCGGTGGCGAGACGACGGCCGAGCCGACCGAGACCGAGAGCGGCGGCTCCGGCGAAGAGTGGACCCAGACGAGCACCGTCGAGATGACCGACGAACTGGTCTACGAGCCCGAACGCATCGAGGTCGAAGCGGGCACTACGGTGACCTGGGAGACGACCGGCGCGGTCGGCCACACAGTGACGGCCTACGAGGACAACATTCCGGACGGCGCGTCGTACTTCGCGTCGGGCGGGTTCAACTCCGAGCAGGCCGCCATCGACGGCTACAACAGCGGTCAGGAGGGCAACGTGCCGCAGGGCGAGACGTACGAACACACGTTCGAGACGACCGGCACCTACGAGTACTACTGCATCCCGCACGAGATGAGCGGGATGGTCGGCTACGTCCGGGTTGTCTAA
- a CDS encoding MBL fold metallo-hydrolase, which yields MDLRFLGGAREVGRSAILVDDSLLLDYGMKPGTPPGYPEDVDPDAVVVSHGHLDHAGAVPALVAGTRRPPIHWTPPTRDLTRLLAQDTLKLQGGGERGGRYDCPFTRAEVAALGEVSETHGYRETFEAAGYEITLYDAGHIPGSAHVLVDDGETRLLYTADFNTEDQRLLAGTTARPDADTVITESTYADVTRDDRASIEDAFATSVTETIHGGGTAVVPAFAVGRTQELFMVCAAHDIPCYVDGMGVAVTERFKQTSEFLRDADAFQAARGHARLLDKSTRNGQRKRIADKPTAIVTTAGMLSGGPAMTYVPEISGNPQHELALTGYQVEGTPGRELLDTGSAEIDGRHLRVAARVNSYDFSAHADREGLREFLDDYRGSEVLVNHGDRCEWFADELRADGFDASAPDRGPTITV from the coding sequence ATGGACTTGCGGTTTCTCGGCGGCGCGCGCGAGGTCGGGCGCAGCGCGATTCTCGTCGACGACTCGCTGCTGCTCGACTACGGGATGAAGCCCGGGACGCCCCCGGGCTACCCCGAGGACGTCGACCCGGACGCGGTCGTCGTCAGCCACGGCCACCTCGACCACGCTGGCGCGGTCCCCGCACTCGTCGCCGGCACGCGCCGCCCGCCGATTCACTGGACGCCGCCCACGCGCGACCTCACGCGCCTGCTCGCGCAGGACACGCTCAAACTACAGGGCGGCGGCGAGCGCGGCGGCCGCTACGACTGTCCGTTCACGCGTGCGGAAGTCGCGGCGCTCGGCGAGGTCTCGGAGACGCACGGCTACCGGGAGACGTTCGAGGCCGCCGGCTACGAAATTACGCTCTACGACGCCGGCCACATCCCCGGGAGCGCGCACGTCCTGGTGGACGATGGCGAGACGCGACTCCTCTACACGGCGGACTTCAACACGGAGGACCAGCGCCTGCTCGCCGGCACGACCGCCCGACCAGATGCCGACACCGTGATTACGGAATCCACGTACGCGGACGTGACGCGGGACGACCGCGCGAGCATCGAGGACGCGTTCGCCACCTCCGTAACGGAGACGATTCACGGCGGCGGCACCGCCGTCGTCCCCGCGTTCGCGGTCGGGCGCACGCAGGAACTGTTCATGGTGTGTGCCGCCCACGACATCCCCTGTTACGTCGACGGGATGGGCGTCGCCGTCACGGAGCGGTTCAAACAGACCAGCGAATTCCTCCGGGACGCCGACGCGTTCCAAGCAGCGCGTGGCCACGCGCGCCTCCTCGACAAATCCACGCGAAACGGCCAGCGCAAGCGCATCGCCGACAAACCGACGGCCATCGTCACCACCGCGGGGATGCTCTCGGGCGGCCCCGCGATGACGTACGTCCCCGAAATCTCGGGGAACCCCCAGCACGAACTCGCGCTCACGGGGTACCAAGTCGAGGGGACGCCCGGCCGCGAACTCCTCGACACGGGTAGCGCAGAAATCGACGGCCGCCACCTCCGGGTCGCCGCGCGCGTCAACAGTTACGACTTCTCCGCGCACGCCGACCGCGAGGGGCTGCGCGAGTTCCTCGACGACTACCGCGGCAGCGAGGTACTCGTCAACCACGGCGACCGCTGCGAGTGGTTCGCCGACGAACTGCGCGCGGACGGCTTCGACGCGAGCGCGCCCGACCGCGGCCCCACGATTACGGTGTAG
- a CDS encoding DUF6360 family protein yields the protein MADRIIKVNAYTTFTLLDGEAEGHGWTEDALAVLNVTTDDGDVRLELELDNTDTEHVPAHAERATLSPDEARELAGELESYADRAESDE from the coding sequence ATGGCCGACCGCATCATCAAGGTCAACGCGTACACGACGTTCACCCTCCTCGACGGCGAGGCGGAGGGCCACGGCTGGACCGAGGACGCGCTCGCCGTGCTCAACGTCACGACCGACGACGGCGACGTCCGCCTCGAACTCGAACTGGACAACACGGACACCGAGCACGTGCCGGCTCACGCCGAGCGAGCGACCCTCTCCCCGGACGAAGCCCGCGAACTCGCGGGCGAACTCGAGTCCTACGCCGACCGCGCCGAGAGCGACGAGTAA